One Mycobacterium paraseoulense genomic window, TCCCCGACGAAGTCCTTGTTGCTCAAAGCCATGAGCACGGGCCACCCGGTCTTAACGAGATCACCCACGTGACGCAACAACAGCAGCCCGTGGAAGGTGTTCTTGCCGAAATCGTGGGCCGGGTCGATCAGCACGCGGTCGCGGGCCACCCCACGGGCGATCGCGCCCTCGGCCGCCGCCGTGACCTGGCGGATGACGTCGTCGACCACGCCGCGCGCGCTTGTTCCATAGCTCACCCGGAACGGACGCGTGCGGGGCAGCGCACCGCCGGTGTGCGAGCACACCAGGCCCGCGCCGTACTCGGCGGCGACCTCGGCCAGGGCCGGGTCGATGCCGCCCCAGGTGTCGTTGATCAGGTCCGCCCCCGCCGCGCACGCCACCCTGGCCACCTCGGACCGCCAGGTGTCGACGCTGATCAGCTGGTCCGGATAGGCGCCGCGCAGCCATTCGATGAAGGGGATGAGCCGGGCGAGCTCGGTCTGCGCGTCGACCTCCTGGCCGGGGCCGGCCTTGACCCCCCCAACGTCGATGACGTCGGCGCCCTCGGCGACGGCCCGGTGCGCGGCAGCCCTGGCGGCCTCGTCGCTGAAGGTCGCGCCCTTGTCGTAGAACGAGTCGGGGGTGCGGTTGACGATCGCCATGATCAGCGGGCGATCGCCGGCGACCGGACGGCCGCACCAGGTGGATTGCACACGTCTATGGTGCCCGGTCCCCGCGCCGGGCGCGGGCCGGGGATCCCGTGCCCGGGCGGGCCGCACGGTGAGCGCCGCACGTGCGGCTGGGCGGGCACTCAGCCCCGCGGTCGCTTCCCGTCGGCCACTTCGTCGGGGTATTCGTCGTAGTACGGCACGTAGCCCTCGTCGCGGCCGGCCAATACGTACAGCGGGTCGCGCACGTCGGAGCAGTAGGCCTGCTCGCGCAGCTCCACCTTGCGGCTCTTGAACGTCGTGGTGTGCTCCAGGGATTTGACCACCCGCACGAACAGCGGCAGCGCGTAGACGGGCAGCTGGCCGTACACCGCGCGGGCCAGCGACTTGCCGTCGAACTCCGCGCCGTCGCGCAGCTTGACCGCGGCCATCCCGGCGCGGCCGCCGGTGCGGGGAATCTCCACGCCGAAAACCGTGCATTCCTCCACGGACTCGTCGGACGCCAGCGCCGCCTCCACCTGCGTGGTGGCGACGTTCTCCCCCTTCCACCGGAACGTGTCGCCGAGGCGGTCGACGAACGCGGCGTGGCCCATGCCCTGCGGGCTCATCACGTCACCGGAGTTGAACCACACGTCGCCCTCGCGGAACGCGTTGCGCACCAACTTCTTTTCGCTCGACTCCTTGTCGGTGTAGCCGTCGAACGGCTGGAGCCGGTTGACCCGGCTCAGCAGCAGGCCGGGCTCGCCGGGGGGAACCCGGCGCACCCGCCCGTTGTCGTCGCGCAGCGGGGCCCCGGTGTCGGGGTCGTACTCCACGTAGGCCAGCGGCATCGGGAAGACGCCGGTGGTCCTGGGCACGTTGAAGATGTTGATGAACGCGGTGTTGCCCTCGCTGGAGGCGTAGAACTCGCAGACCCGGGCGATGTCGAACCGGTCGGTGAACTCGTCCCAGATCTCCGGGCGCAGCCCGTTGCCGGCGATCACCCGCACCCGGTGCGCACGGTCGGTGGCCTTGCGCGGCTGGTTGAGCAGGTACCGGCAGATCTCGCCGATGTAAATGAACGCGGTGGCTTCAGTGGCGATCACCTCGTCCCAGAACTTCGACGCCGAGAACGACTTGCCCAGCGCCAGCGTCGCCCCGGAGTTGATCACCGACGACAACGCGACGGTCAGCGCGTTGTTGTGGTACAGCGGCAGGCAGCTGTACAGGGTGTCGGAGCTCTTCAGCCGCAGGCCGATGCCGCCGAACGCCGCCAGTGCCTTCAGCCACCGCAGGTGGGTCATCACGCTGGCCTTCGGGAATCCCGTCGTGCCCGAAGTGAAGATGTAGAACGCGGTGTCCCTGGCCTGCACGGCCGACACCGACGCCGGGTTGGTGGCCGGGGCGCTGGCGGCCGATCGCTCCAGGTCGTCGACCGTCATGGTCTCGGTGTCGCCCGAGCCGCCGCACTCGGCGACCGCGCTGACCAGGTCGGTCTCCGCGATCAACACCTTGGCCTTCAGCAGGCCCAGGCTGTGCGCCAGCACCTCACCGCGCTGGTGGTAGTTGAGCATCCCGGCGACGGCGCCGCACTTGACCGCGGCCAGCATCGCCAGCACCGCGTTGGGCGAGTTGCGCAGCATGATCGCCACGACGTCGCCGTGGCCGACACCGTGCGCGGCCAGCACCGCGGCGTACCTGTTGGCGGCGGCGTTGGCCTCGCCGTAGGTCAGTTGCTGGTCGCCGAACCGCAGGAAGATCCGGTCGCCGTAGCGGGCGGCGCGTTCCTGGAACACCGTGCCGATCGACTTCTTCGAACCCGGCTGGGCCAACAGCCCGGTCATCGCCCCGCGCACGATCACCGGGATATCGGCCAGCAGCCCCGGCGCCCGCGATGCGATATCGGTCAGTTTGACCGCCGGGCGCGCTCCCCCGTCGTGGTCGGCCACGTCATCCCTCGATTCTGCGTAAACAACTCGGCGGACAGCCTAGTAGGGGTGACGAGACCGCCGGCGCCCTCAGTCGGGCGCACACGCCTTCACGGCGGCGCTCACCTTGTCGACCAGCAACAACCGGTCCATCGCGGGCTGCGAGACGTACCCGCTGTCGACCAATCCACGCAGCCAGGTCCACAGGCCTTCGTAATGCCCCAGCGGATCGAGCATGACGATGGGTTTGCGGTGCAGGCCGAGGTAGCCGGTGGTCCACGAGTCCAGCAGCTCGTCCAGGGTGCCGACGCCGCCGGGGAGCACGATGAACGCGTCGGCGCGCTCCTCCATGACGTTCTTTCGCTCGTGCATGGTCTCGGTGACGATCAGTTCGTCGGCTTCGATGTCGGCGATCTCGACGCGCATCAGGACCTGGGGGATGACGCCGACGGTCCGGCCCCCGCGGGCGCGCGCCGCGGTCGCCACCGCGCCCATCGCCGACACCCGGCCGCCGCCCCACACCAGTGTCCAACCGCGCTCGGCGATCGCCTCGCCGAGTTCGGCAGCGACGGCGAGCAATTCGGGATGCTGCGGGCCGGACGCGCAGTACACACACACCGCCCAGTCGCCTGACGGCTCGCGTTCAGGGCGCATACAACGAAAGGTAGACCAAGCCTGCTGCGGGCGGCACGCCGCGCGCCATAAAATCCGGCGATGCCGATTCGATGGAACGTCCCCCAGCACGCGTCGGCTCTCGAGCGGCTGGAGGCGGCGCTGTCGTCGCGCGGCGCCGTCGTGCTCGGACCGGACGGGTGCGGCAAGTCCACGTTGGCCCGGTTGGCCGCCGAGGGCTTCGCCCGCCGGCATCCCGGCACGCGCATCCGCTGGGTCACCGGCACCCCGACCGAACGCGCGGTTCCCTTCGGCGCCTTCAGCCACCTCGTCGAGATCGCCGACGTCGGCAAGCCGGCCGCGCTGTTGCGCGCCGCCCGGTCCTCGCTCGACGGTGACGACCTGCTGCTCGTGGTCGACGACGCCCACGACCTGGACATCCTGTCGGCCACGCTGGTGTACCAGTCGGCGCTTTCCGGCGCGGCCAGGATGATCGTCACCGGCCGCGCCGATTCGTCTCCCGAGGCCATCGCGGCGCTGTGGAGCGACGGCCTGCTCCCCCGCATCGACATCGAAGCGCCCGGCGGGACGACCACACCGGGCGAAGTCGACGCGTTCCTCGGCGAACTACCCACCGCGGCCCGCGCGGTGCTGGACTACCTCGCCGTCGCCGAGCCGCTGTCGCTCGCCGACCTCGACGCCCTCGCCGGCGCGGACGCGGTTGCGCAGGCGGCCGATGCCGGGGCGGTGGAGACGCGGGCGCGCGGCGGGTCCTCGGACGAACCGGTGGTCTACACGGCCCACCCGCTGTTTGCCGAGCGGGCGCACGCCGCGCTCGGCGGCGACGGCGCGCGGCAACGGCGCACCGATGTGGTCCGGCTGCTGTCCCAGCATCCGTCGGAGCACCTCAGCGACCGGCTGCGGTTGGCGGTCCTGGCCCTGGACAGCGACGCCCCGCAGCCGACGGCCGAGGTGGTGTCCGCGGCGCAACAGGCGCTGCGGCTGGGCGATCTCGCCCTCGGCGAACGGCTGGCCTCCGCCGCGCTGGTGCGGTCCGGCGGGTTGGCGGCGCGGCTGGCGCTCGCACACGCGCTGGCGTGGCAGGGCCGCGGCCGCGAGGCCGACGCGGTGCTGGCCGGCGTGGACCCCTCCGGGTTGACCGAGGCCGCCCTGATGGACTGGGCGCTGCTGCGCGCCGCCAACCAGTTCTGGATGCTCAGCGAGCCCGAGCGGGCAACCGCGTTCTTGCGCACCATCCGCGGCCGCGTCTCGGACGCGGGCGCACGCACGACGCTCGACGCGCTGAGCGCCACGTTCGCGATGAACGCCGGCAACGTCGGGCACGCCGTGAAGGTCGCGGACGAGGTGCTGGCCACGCCGGACGCCGACGACCAGGCGGTGGCCTGGGCGGCCAGCGCGGCGGCACTGTGCGCGGCCCGGCAGGGGCGTTTCGACGACGTCGAGCCGCTGGCCCAACGCGCCCTGGCCGCCGAACATCCGGGGTTGTTGCGCTTCACGATCGGGCTTGGGCAGACCACAGCCTTGTTGATGGCGGGCCGCCTCGACGAGGCACGCCAACTCGCGCAGCAGTTCACCGATTTCGCCGAGCTGCAACAGCCGGGCCGTGCGATCGGTGAGGTGCTGCTGGCCCACGTGCTGCTCGCCGACGGTGAATTCGCCAAAGCGGCGGCGCTACTCGGCCCGGCGGCCGCGACGTTGGAACGCACCGGCTATTCGTGGGGGCCGCTGTCGTTGACGCTGCTGGCCAGCGCGCTGGCCCAGCAGGGCGATATCGCCGCCGCGGGAAAGACATTGGGGCGGGCCGAATCCCGGCACGGAACCAAGTCGGCGCTGTTCGCACCGGAGCTGGGCGTCGCCCGGGCGTGGCGGCTGGCCTCGATGCGCGACGCGCACGGTGCGGTTGCCGCCGCCCGTGACGCCGCCCGGATGGCCGAACGTGGCGGCCAGCGGGCGGTGGCGGTGCGGGTGTGGCACGACGCCGTGCGGCTCGGCGACACCCGCGCGGCCGATCCGTTGTCCCGGCTGGGCGCCGAAATCGACTGTGCTGCGGGAAAACTCGCGCTCGCCCATGCGCAGGCCCTTGCGGCCCACGACGAGGCGGCGCTGCTCGCAGTGTCGGACGACCTGGCGGCGGTGGGGATGCGCGCGGCGGCGGCCGACGCCGCCGCGCAGGCGCAGCGGTGCGGGTCCTGATCAGCCGCCGTCAGCCGGTGAGGTAACCGCGCAGCATGGCCACCGCGGCGGTGATGTTGGCGACCGGGACGCTCTCGTCGCGCCGGTGCGCGAGGTTGGGATCGCCGGGGCCGAAGTTGAGCGCCGGGATGCCCAGCGCGGCGAAGCGCGCGACGTCGGTCCACCCGTACTTCGCCCGGACCCGTCCCCCGGCTGCCTCGACCAGGGCCTTGGCCGCGGGCTGCGACAGCCCGGGCATCGCGCCCGCGGCGGCGTCGGTCTGCTCGATGCGCACGTCGAGCCCGTCGAACACCTCGTGCACGTGCTCGAGCGCGGCGGTCACCGACCGGTCGGGGGCAAACCGGAAGTTGACCGTCACCGCCGCCGCGTCGGGGATCACGTTGCCCGCGACGCCGCCGTCGATGCGTACCGCGGACAGGCCCTCGCGATACTCGCAGCCGTCGATGTCGACGGTGCGGGCGGAGTAGCCGGCCAGCCGGTCCAGCACGGCGCCCAGCTTGTGAATGGCGTTGTCGCCCAGCCACGGCCGCGCCGAGTGGGCGCGGGTCCCGGTGGCCGAGACCACGACGCGCAGCGTACCCTGGCAGCCTGCTTCGATGTAGCCGCCGGTCGGTTCGCCCAGGATGGCCACGTCGGCGGACAGCCAGTCCGGCAACTCGCGCTCGATGCGGCCCAAACCGTTTGCCGCCGCGTCGATTTCCTCGCAGTCATAGAACACCAGCGTCAGATCGTGCACCGGCTCGGCCACGGTGGCGGCCAGGTGCAGGAAGACCGCGTCACCCGATTTCATGTCCGCGGCGCCGCATCCATACAGGTCGCCGTTCTCCCGACGGCTGGGCAGGTTGCCGGCTACCGGGACGGTGTCCAGGTGTCCGGCCAGCAGCACCCGGGACGGCCGCCGGCGCCGGGTGCGCGCCAGCACGGCGTTGCCGTTGCGCACGATCTCGAAGCCGGACGTCTGGGCGCGCAGCGCGGCCTCCACCTCGTCGGCCAGGCGCGCCTCGTCTCGCGATTCGCTGGGGATGTCGACCAACGCCGCGGTCAGCTCTATCGGGTCCGCGCGCAAGTCCAGCACGGGTCCCAGGTTATCCGCTGCCGAGCGGCAAGTAACCTGACCGCCGTGACTGGAGCTGTAGGCATCGGCCTGGCGACGCTGGCCGCCGACGGATCGATCCTCGACACGTGGTTTCCCGCACCGGAACTGACCGAGTCGGGCACCGGCGGCACGTCGCGCCTCGCCCTGTCGGATGTGCCTTCGGAGCTGGCCGCGCTCGTCGGCCGGGACGACGACCGCGGCACCGAGACGATCGCCGTGCGCACGGTGATCGGTTCGCTCGAGGACGTGGCCGCCGACGCCTACGACGCCTACCTGCGACTGCATCTGCTGTCGCACCGGTTGGTGGCGCCGCATGGGCTGAACGCCGGCGGCCTGTTCGGGGTATTGACCAATGTCGTGTGGACTAACCGCGGGCCGTGCGCGATCGAGGGGTTCGAGGCGGTCCGGGCGCGGCTGCGCCGGCACGGGCCGGTGACCGTCTACGGCATCGACAAGTTCCCGCGCATGGTCGACTACGTCGTGCCCGCCGGGGTGCGCATCGCCGACGCCGATCGGGTGCGGCTGGGCGCCCACTTGGCGCCCGGGACGACGGTGATGCACGAGGGCTTCGTCAACTACAACGCCGGCACGCTGGGCGCGTCGATGGTCGAGGGCCGCATCTCGGCCGGCGTGGTGGTGGGCGACGGGTCGGACATCGGCGGCGGCGCGTCCATCATGGGCACGCTGTCCGGCGGGGGCACGGAGGTCATTTCGATCGGCAAACGCTGCCTGCTGGGCGCCAATGCGGGGCTGGGCATCTCGCTGGGCGACGACTGCGTCGTCGAGGCCGGCCTGTACGTGACCGCGGGCACCAAGGTCGCCACGCCCGACGGCCAGGTGCTCAAGGCCGCGGAGCTGTCCGGCGGCAACAACCTGTTGTTCCGCCGCAATTCGGTCAGCGGCGCCGTCGAGGTGGTGGCCCGCGGCGGTCAGGGCATCGCCCTCAACGAGGACCTGCACGCCAACTGAGGCGCGCTTACCGGTCGGCGGCGACTTCCTCGGCCGCCGGGGCGGCCCGCAGCGCGGTGCCTTTCGTTTCGGGCAGCAGGTAGACGGAGACCAAGCTGGCCACCACGAGAGTGGCCATCATGAGCCCGATCGCCCAGCTGCCGTACGTCGCCAGCAACGTGCCGGCGATCAACGGCGGCACGGCGGCGCCGAGGACACCGGCAAGGTTCATCGCGACCGCCGCGCCGCTGTAGCGGTAGCGCGTGGCGAACAGCTCGGGAACGAAGGCGCCCGTGGGCCCGTGGGCCACCGCCGCGGCGGCGAACATGCCGAGCACGGCGACCGCGTACAACACCGGCTCGCCGGTGTCCATCAGCGGGATGACCGCGAACGCCCACGGCAGGCACGCGGCCAGCCCCCATAGCATCACCCGGCGCCGCCCGACCCGATCGGAGATCCAGGCTCCGAACGACACAAACATCATGCTGGTGAGCCCGCCCAGGGCGCCGACGCCCCAGATGAAGCTACGCGAGTAACCCAGGTGGTTGTGGGCGTACATGACGAGAAAGGTGTTGCCCAGGTAGACGAAGGCCATGCCGCCCAGGAAGCAGCCCGCGACGAGCACGATCTCACGCCGCTGGAACCGCAACAGCTCCGCGAGCGGCGCCTTGGGCACCTGCTCGCGGGCCTGCTCCTCCACGAAGAGCGGGGTTTCGTCGATGTTCAGCCGCACATACAGGGCGATGCCGATGAGACCGCTGCTGATCAGGAAGGGCACCCGCCACCCCCATTCCATGAACGCGGGGCTGTTCTCGCCCATGGTGAGGTTCACGGTCAGGAAGGTCAGGCTGGCGAGGATGCCGGCGGTGCCGCCGCCGAGCAGGGTGAACATGCCGTACCACCCGCGTTTGCCGGCGGGGGCGTACTCGGCGCTCAGCAACACCGAGCCCGCCCATTCGCCGCCGACCGCGAACCCCTGAAACAGTCGCAGGACGATGAGGATCAACGGCGCCGCGGCGCCGATCGAGGCCGTGCTGGGGACCATGCCCACGCTCACGGTCGACACGCCCATGATCATCAGCGTTGCGACCAGGGTCTTCTTGCGGCCCAGCCGGTCCCCGAAGTAGCCGAAGACGGCCGCGCCCAAGGGGCGGGACAGGAACGCCGTCGCGAAGGTCGCCATCGAGGCGATGGTGGCCAGCGTCGAGCCCAGGCCCGGGAAGAACACCGTGGGAAACACCAGGGCGGCCGCGGTCCCGTAGATCAGGAAGTCGTAGAACTCGATGGCCGAGCCGACGAGGCAGGCGGCGGCGATACGCCGCATGGGGGTGGTGGCAGCGGCGCCCACGGACGGGGTCGTCTCACTCATCGTGGCCGTCGGGTCGATACACGGTTACGACGGTAGGTGAACCTCCGCGGTCCCGCTCGGCCGTGAAGCTGGCAACTTGCTGCGTGTCGTGGGCGCCCGGCCGGCCGCCTCAGCCGTCGGTCAGCAGCTGCTTCTTGAGGACCTTGCCCATGGCGTTGCGGGGCAGCGCGTCGACGAGGCGCACCTCGCGTGGCCGTTTGTGCACCGAAAGCTCCTGGGCGACGTGGTCGATCAGGTCGTCGGCTTTCAGGTCGGCCGCCCCGACGATGAACGCGACGATGCGCTGGCCCAGGTCGGGGTCCGGCATCCCGACGACCGCCGCCTCGCGCACCCCGGGATGACCGAGTAACGCCGTCTCGATTTCGCCGGCGCCGATCCGGTAGCCGCCGGACTTGATCAGGTCGACCGACTCGCGGCCCACGATGCGGTGCATGCCCCCGCCGTCGATGACCGCGACGTCGCCGGTGCGGTACCAGCCGTCCGTATCGAACGCCTCGGCGGTGGCCTCGGGACGGTTGAGGTAGCCGTCGAACATCATCGGGCCCCGAACCTCAAGCTTCCCAACGGTTTCCCCGTCGTGCGGCACCTCGGCGCCGGTGTCGTCGATCAGCCGGGTCTGCACGCCGGTGAGCGGCAGGCCCACCCATCCGGCGCGTCGCTCGCCGTCGGCGCGGGTCGACAGGGTGATCAGCGATTCGGAGGCGCCGTACCGTTCGACCGGCTCGTGCCCGGTCAGGTGGGCCAGCCGCTCGAATACGGGCACCGGCAGCGGCGCGCTGCCCGAAACCAGCAGCCGCGCCGGGCGCAGCGCCCGGGCCGCCGCCTCGTCGGCCACCACCCGTGACCACACGGTGGGCACCCCGAAAAACAGCGATCCGCCCCATTCGGCGCACGCTTGCGCGTACCCGGCCGGCGTCGGTCTTCCGGTGTGCACGAAGCGATTTCCCACCCGCAGCGACCCGAGCAATCCCAGCACCAGCCCGTGCACGTGAAACAGCGGCAGCCCGTGCACCAGCACGTCGTCGGCCGTCCACTGCCAGGCCTGCGCCAGGGCGTCGAGGTCGGCCGCGATAGCTCGGCGGCTCAGCACCACACCCTTGGGCAGGCCGGTGGTGCCCGAGGTGTAGATGATCATCGCGGTGGCGTCCGGTGACGGCTCGGGGTAGCGGTGCCAGGACCGGGCGTGCAACCGCACCGGGATGTGCGGCAGCCCCTCCGACTCGTCGGGTGTCGGACCGAGCCAGGCCCGCACCCCCGAGTCGGTGAGCATGTGTCGGCGTTCGGCCGCACCGACGTCCGCGGGCACCGGCACGAACGGGACGCCGGCGATCAGGCACCCGGTCACCGCGAGGACGGTCGCCGCGGTCGGCGTGGCCAGGATCGCCACCCGCTCCGCGCCGGCAACCCGCTCGGCCACCGACGTGGCGGCGC contains:
- a CDS encoding LOG family protein, translated to MRPEREPSGDWAVCVYCASGPQHPELLAVAAELGEAIAERGWTLVWGGGRVSAMGAVATAARARGGRTVGVIPQVLMRVEIADIEADELIVTETMHERKNVMEERADAFIVLPGGVGTLDELLDSWTTGYLGLHRKPIVMLDPLGHYEGLWTWLRGLVDSGYVSQPAMDRLLLVDKVSAAVKACAPD
- a CDS encoding MFS transporter; translated protein: MRRIAAACLVGSAIEFYDFLIYGTAAALVFPTVFFPGLGSTLATIASMATFATAFLSRPLGAAVFGYFGDRLGRKKTLVATLMIMGVSTVSVGMVPSTASIGAAAPLILIVLRLFQGFAVGGEWAGSVLLSAEYAPAGKRGWYGMFTLLGGGTAGILASLTFLTVNLTMGENSPAFMEWGWRVPFLISSGLIGIALYVRLNIDETPLFVEEQAREQVPKAPLAELLRFQRREIVLVAGCFLGGMAFVYLGNTFLVMYAHNHLGYSRSFIWGVGALGGLTSMMFVSFGAWISDRVGRRRVMLWGLAACLPWAFAVIPLMDTGEPVLYAVAVLGMFAAAAVAHGPTGAFVPELFATRYRYSGAAVAMNLAGVLGAAVPPLIAGTLLATYGSWAIGLMMATLVVASLVSVYLLPETKGTALRAAPAAEEVAADR
- the fadD6 gene encoding long-chain-acyl-CoA synthetase FadD6 codes for the protein MADHDGGARPAVKLTDIASRAPGLLADIPVIVRGAMTGLLAQPGSKKSIGTVFQERAARYGDRIFLRFGDQQLTYGEANAAANRYAAVLAAHGVGHGDVVAIMLRNSPNAVLAMLAAVKCGAVAGMLNYHQRGEVLAHSLGLLKAKVLIAETDLVSAVAECGGSGDTETMTVDDLERSAASAPATNPASVSAVQARDTAFYIFTSGTTGFPKASVMTHLRWLKALAAFGGIGLRLKSSDTLYSCLPLYHNNALTVALSSVINSGATLALGKSFSASKFWDEVIATEATAFIYIGEICRYLLNQPRKATDRAHRVRVIAGNGLRPEIWDEFTDRFDIARVCEFYASSEGNTAFINIFNVPRTTGVFPMPLAYVEYDPDTGAPLRDDNGRVRRVPPGEPGLLLSRVNRLQPFDGYTDKESSEKKLVRNAFREGDVWFNSGDVMSPQGMGHAAFVDRLGDTFRWKGENVATTQVEAALASDESVEECTVFGVEIPRTGGRAGMAAVKLRDGAEFDGKSLARAVYGQLPVYALPLFVRVVKSLEHTTTFKSRKVELREQAYCSDVRDPLYVLAGRDEGYVPYYDEYPDEVADGKRPRG
- the dapD gene encoding 2,3,4,5-tetrahydropyridine-2,6-dicarboxylate N-succinyltransferase, producing the protein MTAVTGAVGIGLATLAADGSILDTWFPAPELTESGTGGTSRLALSDVPSELAALVGRDDDRGTETIAVRTVIGSLEDVAADAYDAYLRLHLLSHRLVAPHGLNAGGLFGVLTNVVWTNRGPCAIEGFEAVRARLRRHGPVTVYGIDKFPRMVDYVVPAGVRIADADRVRLGAHLAPGTTVMHEGFVNYNAGTLGASMVEGRISAGVVVGDGSDIGGGASIMGTLSGGGTEVISIGKRCLLGANAGLGISLGDDCVVEAGLYVTAGTKVATPDGQVLKAAELSGGNNLLFRRNSVSGAVEVVARGGQGIALNEDLHAN
- a CDS encoding acyl-CoA synthetase is translated as MLLESLNPAAVTATDIADAVRIDGAVLSRSDLVGAATSVAERVAGAERVAILATPTAATVLAVTGCLIAGVPFVPVPADVGAAERRHMLTDSGVRAWLGPTPDESEGLPHIPVRLHARSWHRYPEPSPDATAMIIYTSGTTGLPKGVVLSRRAIAADLDALAQAWQWTADDVLVHGLPLFHVHGLVLGLLGSLRVGNRFVHTGRPTPAGYAQACAEWGGSLFFGVPTVWSRVVADEAAARALRPARLLVSGSAPLPVPVFERLAHLTGHEPVERYGASESLITLSTRADGERRAGWVGLPLTGVQTRLIDDTGAEVPHDGETVGKLEVRGPMMFDGYLNRPEATAEAFDTDGWYRTGDVAVIDGGGMHRIVGRESVDLIKSGGYRIGAGEIETALLGHPGVREAAVVGMPDPDLGQRIVAFIVGAADLKADDLIDHVAQELSVHKRPREVRLVDALPRNAMGKVLKKQLLTDG
- the dapE gene encoding succinyl-diaminopimelate desuccinylase gives rise to the protein MLDLRADPIELTAALVDIPSESRDEARLADEVEAALRAQTSGFEIVRNGNAVLARTRRRRPSRVLLAGHLDTVPVAGNLPSRRENGDLYGCGAADMKSGDAVFLHLAATVAEPVHDLTLVFYDCEEIDAAANGLGRIERELPDWLSADVAILGEPTGGYIEAGCQGTLRVVVSATGTRAHSARPWLGDNAIHKLGAVLDRLAGYSARTVDIDGCEYREGLSAVRIDGGVAGNVIPDAAAVTVNFRFAPDRSVTAALEHVHEVFDGLDVRIEQTDAAAGAMPGLSQPAAKALVEAAGGRVRAKYGWTDVARFAALGIPALNFGPGDPNLAHRRDESVPVANITAAVAMLRGYLTG
- the folP gene encoding dihydropteroate synthase; translated protein: MSARPAARAALTVRPARARDPRPAPGAGTGHHRRVQSTWCGRPVAGDRPLIMAIVNRTPDSFYDKGATFSDEAARAAAHRAVAEGADVIDVGGVKAGPGQEVDAQTELARLIPFIEWLRGAYPDQLISVDTWRSEVARVACAAGADLINDTWGGIDPALAEVAAEYGAGLVCSHTGGALPRTRPFRVSYGTSARGVVDDVIRQVTAAAEGAIARGVARDRVLIDPAHDFGKNTFHGLLLLRHVGDLVKTGWPVLMALSNKDFVGETLGVELTERLEGTLAATALAAAAGIRMFRVHEVAATRRVLEMVASIQGVRPPARTVRGLA
- a CDS encoding AAA family ATPase translates to MPIRWNVPQHASALERLEAALSSRGAVVLGPDGCGKSTLARLAAEGFARRHPGTRIRWVTGTPTERAVPFGAFSHLVEIADVGKPAALLRAARSSLDGDDLLLVVDDAHDLDILSATLVYQSALSGAARMIVTGRADSSPEAIAALWSDGLLPRIDIEAPGGTTTPGEVDAFLGELPTAARAVLDYLAVAEPLSLADLDALAGADAVAQAADAGAVETRARGGSSDEPVVYTAHPLFAERAHAALGGDGARQRRTDVVRLLSQHPSEHLSDRLRLAVLALDSDAPQPTAEVVSAAQQALRLGDLALGERLASAALVRSGGLAARLALAHALAWQGRGREADAVLAGVDPSGLTEAALMDWALLRAANQFWMLSEPERATAFLRTIRGRVSDAGARTTLDALSATFAMNAGNVGHAVKVADEVLATPDADDQAVAWAASAAALCAARQGRFDDVEPLAQRALAAEHPGLLRFTIGLGQTTALLMAGRLDEARQLAQQFTDFAELQQPGRAIGEVLLAHVLLADGEFAKAAALLGPAAATLERTGYSWGPLSLTLLASALAQQGDIAAAGKTLGRAESRHGTKSALFAPELGVARAWRLASMRDAHGAVAAARDAARMAERGGQRAVAVRVWHDAVRLGDTRAADPLSRLGAEIDCAAGKLALAHAQALAAHDEAALLAVSDDLAAVGMRAAAADAAAQAQRCGS